One stretch of Miscanthus floridulus cultivar M001 chromosome 18, ASM1932011v1, whole genome shotgun sequence DNA includes these proteins:
- the LOC136524308 gene encoding uncharacterized protein: protein MASNYHVEHINFYIVDFNTTYHAILGRSAQAKFMAIPHYAYLVLKMPSPTGDLALWGNLSIAYACEIECLTLTEAIELSIQMANVVTDTKVMLTDDLEIPSLEPPRASTKSKETKEVGLSLDDPSKTMKIGAHLNPK, encoded by the coding sequence ATGGCcagcaactaccacgtcgagcacatcaacttctacatcgtcgacttcaacaccacctaccacgccatacttggtcggtcagctcaagccaagttcatggccataccacactatgcctacttggtgctaaagatgccttcgcctacaggagACCTGGCCCTATGGGGCAACCTCTCAATCGCCTACGCTTGCGAGATAGAATGTCTCACCCTCACCGAAGCCATCgaactctccatccagatggccaatgTGGTCACCGACACCAAGGTGATGCTCACCgacgacctagagatcccatcgctggagcctcctcgcgcctccacCAAATCCAAGGAAACTAAGGAGGTTGGCctcagcctcgacgacccctccaagaccatgaagattggggctcacctcaaccccaaatag
- the LOC136524307 gene encoding uncharacterized protein produces MAVPNYTYLKLKMLGLDRVITIGTSFQRAYECEVECCDHAAAIITFGELVAIRKEVTEEAPNPKKPTRSFEPAEGSKEVLIDPSSPEGKVMRIGTALSSK; encoded by the coding sequence atggccgttcccaactacacctacctcaagcttaaGATGCTAGGCCTTgacagggtcatcaccatcggcacctccttccagcgtgcctacgagtgcgaggtcgagtgttgcgaTCATGCCGCAGCAATCATCACCTTTGGAGAGCTCGTGGCCATCAGGaaagaggtcaccgaagaagcacccaaccctAAGAAGCCGACTAGGTCTTTTGAGCCAGCGGAgggctccaaagaggtcctcatagatcctagcagcCCCGAGGGCAAGGTGATGCGCATTGGCACCgcactttcctctaaatag